GCGCCCGCTTCCTGCTCACCTCCACCTCCGAGGTCTACGGCGACCCGCAGGTCCACCCCCAGCCCGAGAGCTACTGGGGCAACGTCAACCCGGTCGGCCCGCGCAGCCAGTACGACGAGGCCAAGCGCTACGCCGAAGCCCTCACCACCGCCTACCGCACCACCCTCGGCGTCGACACCGTGATCGTCCGGCTGTTCAACACCTACGGTCCGCGGATGCGCCCCACCGACGGCCGGGCCGTCCCCACCTTCATCACCCAGGCCCTGGCCGGACAGGCGCTCACCGTCGCCGGCGACGGCGCCCAGACCAGGTCGCTCTGCTACGTGGACGACACCGTCGCCGGCATCCTCGCCGCGGCCGCCGCCGACCACCCAGGACCGGTCAACCTCGGCAACCCCGTCGAACTCAGCATGCTCGAACTCGCCCACCGGATCCGCGAGCTGTGCGACTCCCCGTCCCCCGTCCGGTTCGTCGAACGGCCGGGCGACGACCCGATGCTGCGCCGCCCCGACATCACCCTGGCCCGCACCGTGCTCGGCTGGCAGCCCGCCGTCGACGTCGGGAAGGGCCTGGCGGTGACCATCGACTGGTTCGCCCGCCGCGCCGTCGGCGCGGCGGTCGGCGGGTAGCGGAGGCGGACGGCCCGCCGGTCCGACGGATCGTCAACCGGTTGGCGGGCGGCGGCGGTCACCCCCTCGGCCGCCGCCGCTGGCCGGCCCGGCCGCAGCCGCCTTGACTGGTTCCGACCCCACTCGGACCGTCGCGAACTCGAAGGAGTCGACGTGCTGCGAAGCCTCGCCGTGGGAGCGGCCACCGCCGTTCTCCTGGCCGCCGCGCCCCAGGCCGCCCATGCCGGGGCACCCACCCCGCCCGTTCCGGTGGCCGTCGCTCCGGGGCCCGCTCCGGCCGCCGGCTCCCCGGTGCTCGGCATGATCCCGATCGGGACGCCGATCGCCCTGCTGTTCATCCCCGCCGCGCTGATCTTCCTCCCGGTCGTCACCGGAGCCACGCACGAGGGGACGCCCTGACGGCTCGTCCCTGACGCCCCGTCGGCTCAGGCGGCCGGTGGGAGGGCGTGCAGGTGCGCGGGCCGGTGCTGCGGCCGGTGCCAGCTGGTCGGCAGGCCGCAGGCGCTCAGCGTGGCGCCGAGCGCGTGGCGCATCGCACTGCGGACCGCGGTGTAAGGACTGTCCGGCCGGTGGTCGCGGGGCAGGCGGCGGGAGGGCTGCCAGTCGAGGTCGACGGTGCCCGCCGCCTGCGGGTCGTCCTCCGACGCGTGCGGCCGCACGGTGATGCCCGCGCCGTGCCCCCCGGCCGCGACCGGCACTCCGGCGAGCACGGCGATCCGCCGTACCGCGTCGGCCAGTTGGGGGTGCACGTCCGCCTCCGCGGGTGACGGCTCGGCCGGGGCCGCCGCGCCGCGCGGGCGCTCGCCGGACGGCTCCGGCAGCGGGCCGACCCGGGTCCGGGCGCAGGAGGGCAGGCGCTCGGCCGGGATGCCCAGCGCGGGAAGGAACTCCGCCAGCGCCGTCTCCATGCTGTCGGCGACCGACTCCCGCATCCGGTGCCACGGACCGTCCGGGCCGCCTGCCGCCGCGGCCTCCTCCAACCGGGCCGACGCCACCCAGCGCAGCGTGATCGCCCCGAGGCACGGATCCGCGGCATGTTCGGGCCCGGTCGGACAGAGCAGCACCCCCGGCCCGTGCCCCCCGTACGCGACAGGCAGACCGGCCAGCAGCAGCGCCTCGGTCACCCGATCCGCCAGCTCCGGATCGACCCGCGCCCCCACCACCGCGTCCACCCCGGCCCTCCCTCGCGCTCGCCCGTCGCAGGGCGGCTCCGGCCGCCCGCCGAGAGACTACCCAAGGGCTGGTAAAGGACGTCAACAGGTGTGCAGTGCACAGTTGTTGACAGCCGGTGCGCGGCCGGGCTGCCGGGCCGTCAGGAAGCCGTCGGCTGCGGACTCATCGCCCGCTCGTACAGCTTCTCCCGGGTCCGCCCGAGCAGTTCGGCGGCCTTCTTCCGCGACGCCTGCTCCGCTCTGTCGAGCGCGCCCGGGTAGTCCGCGGACATCCCCGAGCCCGCGCCGTAGTCGACCACCACCGTCAGGCGCAGATTCCCGTCGCAGACCGCCGAGGTGAAGCTCAGCTGGTCGACCGGCCCGGGGATGGTGTCGGTGAGCGGGTGCCGGACCGCCACCTGGTAGCCCTCCTGGCCGAGCCCCCCGCCGTCGGTCGGCTCGAACTTCCGCGTCTCGGCCGGCTTGGGCCCGCCGATCGGCGACCTGGCCGAGGCCGCCGAGACCTCCAGCCAGTGGCAGCCGCGAGCCGCCTCGAAGACCGTTGCGGTGATGTTCACCCGCCAGTCCTCCCTGGCCGGACCGCCGACGAAGCTGCAGCTGAGCGACTTGGAGGGGTCGCCCGCGATCCCGTCGGTCCGCACCGGAATGGTGCTGCGCAGTTCCCCCGGCAGGCCGGGATCGCCCACCACCGCGCAGAGATCGTCGACCGTGCGGTACCAGCCGACCTGTTTCGCCTTGCTGTCGCCGCTGCCGCTGTCACCGCCTCCGCAGCCGGTCAGCAACACGAGGGCGACCACCGCGAAGGCGGCCGCGCCGGTACGAGAGGTACGACTTCGACTCGTCACCTCATCAGGCTAGTGCGGTGACCGCACGTGTTCACCGGGTTTCCGAAGCCCGGTGCCGGGACGGCCGGTGGGCCGCGGCGGTCACCCGGCGGGAGCAGGCGAATCGCGGACCCCGGCGCGAGCAGCGCGGCCGGATGTGCTTCGCTTGTCGCGGCCAGGCGGACCGGAAAGAGGTGGGCGGACATGCCGATCGTTGCCGTGAGCGTGCTCAGCCACACCGGTGTGGTGCGTCGACGCAATGAGGACAGCGTGTCGGCCGGGCCGTGGACGCTCTGCGCGACGTCCGCCGACAGCCCCCAGACGCTGTACTTCCCGCTCGGCGACACGCC
The DNA window shown above is from Streptomyces sp. TLI_171 and carries:
- a CDS encoding NAD-dependent epimerase/dehydratase family protein is translated as MDIRRAVVTGGAGFVGSHLCDRLRERGVGVVCLDNLLTGTLDNLADRDGDPGFTLHRTDVCEPFDVDGPVDLVVHLASPASPHDYARHPIETLRAGAHGTLNALELARRKGARFLLTSTSEVYGDPQVHPQPESYWGNVNPVGPRSQYDEAKRYAEALTTAYRTTLGVDTVIVRLFNTYGPRMRPTDGRAVPTFITQALAGQALTVAGDGAQTRSLCYVDDTVAGILAAAAADHPGPVNLGNPVELSMLELAHRIRELCDSPSPVRFVERPGDDPMLRRPDITLARTVLGWQPAVDVGKGLAVTIDWFARRAVGAAVGG